The proteins below come from a single Roseiflexus sp. RS-1 genomic window:
- a CDS encoding ArsR/SmtB family transcription factor: protein MPHHDSLERERGTRCCADLVAPRFSPAEAQRLSEDLQILGHPVRLLILDVLTRHSGQVCVCDLEAAVPVKQPTVSHHLRLLREAGLVEAERHGPWMYYFICRDALAALRTRMMRVLAVLEE from the coding sequence ATGCCACATCACGATAGCCTCGAACGCGAGCGCGGTACGCGCTGTTGCGCCGATCTTGTCGCTCCTCGGTTCAGCCCGGCTGAAGCGCAACGGTTGAGCGAGGACTTGCAGATCCTGGGGCATCCGGTGCGTCTGCTGATACTCGATGTGCTGACGCGGCATTCCGGTCAGGTGTGTGTGTGTGACCTCGAAGCGGCAGTGCCGGTCAAGCAACCGACTGTCTCGCACCACCTGCGGTTGTTGCGCGAAGCGGGTCTGGTGGAGGCGGAGCGCCATGGTCCGTGGATGTACTACTTCATTTGCCGTGATGCGCTGGCGGCGTTGCGCACGCGCATGATGCGCGTGCTGGCAGTGCTCGAGGAGTGA
- the arsM gene encoding arsenite methyltransferase, whose translation MSYKQASSETIKEQVRRHYAERIQSGSCCGSPSGGGGDAVPTEIALYGEEVIAALPSGVVTTSFGCGNPVALASLREGEIVLDLGSGGGLDALLAAQRVGVGGYVYGVDMTDNMLAVARRNAEKAGVANVEFLKGDIENIPLPANIIDVIISNCVINLTPDKSQALHEAFRVLKPGGRLAVSDIVIDGDLTGFPVTEEQIRAALDWTGCIAGALTIDEYRALLTEAGFTDIAITVQHRSTIDDVGAMLAGAPGDLNALPPEMVQGLVDCFTSSMIEARKPGE comes from the coding sequence ATGTCCTACAAGCAGGCTTCCTCGGAAACCATCAAAGAACAGGTGCGTCGGCATTATGCGGAGCGCATTCAATCCGGCTCGTGCTGCGGCTCTCCGTCTGGAGGCGGTGGCGACGCCGTCCCGACCGAGATCGCACTGTATGGCGAAGAAGTGATCGCCGCGCTGCCATCCGGTGTTGTAACCACATCGTTTGGGTGTGGCAATCCGGTTGCGCTTGCATCGCTGCGAGAAGGTGAAATCGTGCTCGATCTGGGGTCAGGCGGCGGTCTCGATGCACTGCTGGCTGCGCAACGTGTTGGGGTCGGAGGGTATGTGTACGGAGTCGATATGACCGACAATATGCTGGCAGTGGCCCGTCGCAATGCGGAAAAAGCCGGGGTTGCCAACGTCGAGTTCCTCAAGGGCGATATCGAGAACATCCCACTTCCTGCGAATATCATCGATGTGATTATCTCCAACTGTGTCATCAATCTGACACCGGACAAGTCGCAGGCGTTGCACGAAGCGTTTCGAGTTCTCAAACCGGGCGGACGACTGGCAGTTTCCGATATTGTGATCGATGGCGATCTGACAGGGTTTCCTGTCACTGAGGAACAGATCCGTGCTGCGCTCGACTGGACCGGGTGTATTGCCGGGGCGTTGACCATCGATGAGTACCGGGCATTGTTGACGGAAGCCGGCTTCACCGACATTGCCATTACGGTGCAGCATCGCTCCACGATCGACGACGTCGGCGCTATGCTCGCCGGAGCGCCTGGAGACCTGAACGCGCTGCCGCCTGAGATGGTGCAGGGGCTGGTCGACTGTTTTACCAGCAGCATGATCGAGGCGCGCAAGCCGGGTGAGTGA
- the arsJ gene encoding organoarsenical effux MFS transporter ArsJ, with the protein MATADIAAPRTASGDLRNYILVTGAYWADTITDGALRMLVLFYFYQLGYSPFQVAMLFLFYEIFGVITNLFGGYLAARMGLKSTLFSGLGVQFIALSMLALPDAVWLTVPYVMAAQALSGIAKDLTKMSSKSAIKLIVAEDAQSTLFKWVAILTGSKNALKGVGFFVGGLLLFLVGFRTAIFILAGLVITALVVTAILMRGDLGKADKKAKFRQMFSHNRAVNILAAARVFLFASRDVWFVVGLPVFLYTVLGWNFWQVGGFLAIWVIGYGFVQASAPEVIKRRMQVDEAGIAHGSVPDGQTAMWLAFVLAAFPAGIAVALAGGIEPTLVVVAGLIAFGIIFAMNSSVHSYLILAYTESDKAAMGVGFYYMANAMGRLAGTVLSGAVYQIWGLVGCLWFAVAFVLAAGIISVALPRREAGAPVVAAFGDGGD; encoded by the coding sequence GTGGCAACCGCTGATATTGCAGCACCACGGACAGCATCGGGCGATCTGCGCAACTACATTCTGGTGACGGGCGCGTACTGGGCGGATACGATCACCGATGGCGCGCTCCGTATGCTGGTGCTGTTCTACTTCTACCAGCTCGGCTATTCGCCCTTTCAGGTGGCGATGCTGTTCCTGTTCTACGAGATTTTTGGCGTCATCACCAACCTGTTCGGCGGCTACCTGGCTGCGCGCATGGGGCTGAAGAGCACCCTCTTTTCTGGTCTCGGCGTTCAGTTCATTGCCCTGAGCATGCTGGCGCTCCCCGACGCTGTATGGCTGACCGTTCCGTATGTTATGGCGGCGCAGGCGCTCTCCGGTATCGCCAAAGACCTGACCAAGATGAGTAGCAAGAGCGCCATCAAACTGATCGTCGCCGAGGATGCGCAATCAACCCTTTTCAAGTGGGTGGCGATACTGACCGGCTCGAAAAACGCGCTGAAAGGCGTCGGCTTTTTTGTCGGCGGATTGCTCCTTTTCCTGGTTGGGTTTCGCACCGCGATCTTCATTCTGGCGGGGCTGGTCATTACGGCGCTGGTCGTCACCGCTATCCTGATGCGCGGCGACCTCGGCAAAGCCGACAAGAAGGCGAAGTTCCGCCAGATGTTTTCGCACAACCGTGCCGTTAACATTCTGGCAGCCGCGCGGGTATTCCTCTTTGCTTCACGCGACGTCTGGTTCGTGGTTGGGCTGCCGGTCTTTCTTTACACTGTTCTTGGCTGGAACTTCTGGCAGGTTGGCGGGTTCCTGGCGATCTGGGTCATCGGCTACGGGTTTGTTCAGGCATCGGCGCCAGAGGTTATCAAGCGCCGGATGCAGGTCGATGAGGCGGGTATCGCGCATGGCAGCGTGCCGGACGGTCAGACGGCGATGTGGCTGGCATTCGTTCTGGCAGCGTTCCCGGCTGGCATTGCAGTGGCGCTTGCCGGCGGCATCGAGCCGACCCTGGTCGTCGTCGCCGGATTGATTGCGTTCGGCATCATCTTCGCCATGAATTCGTCGGTGCACTCCTATCTCATTCTCGCCTACACCGAGAGCGACAAAGCCGCGATGGGGGTCGGGTTCTACTACATGGCGAATGCTATGGGACGCCTGGCGGGAACCGTGCTCTCCGGCGCAGTGTATCAGATCTGGGGGCTGGTCGGTTGTCTCTGGTTCGCCGTCGCCTTCGTGCTGGCAGCCGGGATCATTTCGGTGGCGCTGCCGCGCCGTGAGGCGGGCGCCCCGGTGGTGGCGGCATTTGGCGATGGCGGGGATTAG
- a CDS encoding ArsJ-associated glyceraldehyde-3-phosphate dehydrogenase: MPVRIGINGFGRIGRLALRAMWGWTDITVAHINEIGGPVETAAHLLEFDSVHGRWQRDIQTENGQLIIDGIPIGYSSIKDPGAVPWRAAGVDIVLEATGKFRTRETLQPYFNAGVRKVIVAAPVKDGALNVVMGVNDHWYNPNEHHLLTAASCTTNCLAPVVKVIHEGIGIVHGMITTIHDATNTQSILDTPHKDLRRARATGLSLIPTTTGSATAIGLIFPELQGKLDGIAVRVPLFNASLTDCVFEVRRPTTITEVNALLRAAAEGPLAGILGYEHRPLVSVDFKDDPRSAIIDGPSTMVTNGTQVKIFAWYDNEWGYANRYVELARKVALALE; the protein is encoded by the coding sequence ATGCCTGTGCGAATCGGTATTAATGGATTCGGTCGGATCGGGCGCCTGGCGCTGCGCGCGATGTGGGGCTGGACCGATATAACCGTTGCCCACATCAACGAGATTGGCGGACCGGTTGAAACTGCAGCGCACCTGCTGGAGTTCGACTCGGTTCACGGGCGCTGGCAACGTGATATTCAGACCGAGAATGGTCAACTGATCATCGATGGCATTCCTATCGGGTATAGTAGCATCAAAGATCCGGGAGCAGTCCCCTGGCGCGCTGCTGGCGTCGATATTGTGCTCGAAGCCACCGGCAAGTTCCGCACCCGCGAGACGTTGCAACCCTACTTCAACGCGGGCGTGCGGAAGGTCATTGTTGCTGCGCCGGTCAAAGATGGGGCGCTCAATGTCGTGATGGGAGTAAACGACCACTGGTACAACCCCAACGAGCACCATCTCCTGACCGCTGCCTCATGCACCACCAACTGCCTGGCGCCGGTTGTCAAGGTTATCCACGAGGGGATCGGCATCGTTCACGGTATGATCACGACGATCCACGATGCCACCAATACGCAGAGCATTCTCGATACACCCCATAAGGATCTGCGCCGGGCGCGCGCCACTGGTCTCTCGCTGATCCCGACGACGACCGGTTCAGCAACCGCCATTGGGCTGATCTTTCCGGAATTGCAGGGCAAACTCGACGGCATTGCCGTGCGCGTGCCGCTGTTTAATGCCTCGCTCACCGACTGCGTCTTTGAGGTGCGGCGTCCAACCACGATTACCGAGGTCAATGCGCTGCTCCGCGCTGCAGCCGAAGGACCGCTGGCAGGCATCCTGGGGTATGAGCATCGCCCGCTCGTCTCGGTTGATTTCAAGGACGACCCGCGCTCGGCGATCATCGACGGTCCTTCAACCATGGTGACGAATGGCACGCAGGTGAAGATTTTCGCCTGGTACGACAACGAATGGGGCTACGCGAACCGGTATGTCGAACTGGCGCGGAAGGTGGCGCTGGCGCTGGAATGA
- a CDS encoding arsenate reductase/protein-tyrosine-phosphatase family protein, protein MNATLNEAAAFFRMLGDATRLAVVARLARSDERLIGLSTAIKQPPETVAAALADLQSAGLVASRASDVHPGEMYYHLDLEQMQQRYLTAGRLIHPALAQAITGVEEEMVQRAKPRVLFLCTHNSARSQMAEGLLRTFSHGTIEAFSAGSQPDEVHPLAIETMDGMNVDIRNQRSKHFNEFLGQHFDVVITVCDRARETCPVFPEAKEIIHWSIPDPAAVEDEAEKRRAFHQAATILATRIRYLQILLEREQREQAVMR, encoded by the coding sequence ATGAACGCCACCCTGAACGAAGCTGCCGCCTTCTTCCGCATGCTCGGCGACGCCACGCGCCTTGCTGTGGTTGCCAGGCTGGCGCGGAGCGACGAACGTCTGATCGGGCTGAGCACTGCAATCAAACAACCCCCGGAGACCGTTGCCGCTGCTCTTGCCGACCTGCAATCCGCCGGACTGGTCGCCTCACGCGCCAGTGATGTCCACCCTGGCGAGATGTACTACCATCTCGATCTGGAGCAGATGCAGCAGCGGTATCTCACCGCCGGTCGGTTGATCCATCCGGCGCTGGCGCAGGCGATCACCGGTGTGGAAGAGGAGATGGTGCAGCGTGCAAAACCGCGCGTCCTGTTCCTCTGCACCCACAACAGCGCGCGCTCACAGATGGCGGAAGGGTTGTTGCGCACCTTCAGTCACGGCACGATCGAAGCATTCAGCGCCGGAAGCCAGCCGGACGAGGTGCATCCGCTGGCTATCGAGACGATGGACGGAATGAATGTTGACATTCGCAACCAGCGATCAAAACACTTCAACGAATTTCTCGGTCAACACTTCGATGTGGTGATCACCGTGTGCGACCGGGCGCGCGAGACGTGTCCCGTGTTTCCAGAAGCGAAGGAAATCATTCACTGGAGCATTCCAGATCCGGCAGCGGTCGAAGATGAAGCGGAAAAGCGGCGCGCGTTCCATCAGGCAGCAACCATCCTGGCAACGCGCATTCGCTACCTCCAGATCCTGCTTGAGCGTGAACAACGTGAACAGGCGGTGATGCGATAA
- a CDS encoding metalloregulator ArsR/SmtB family transcription factor: protein MTDINHHHPSAPPMPEALRLLSDETRWRLIGELRWSDRQVGELCERLDLPQNLVSYHLGILRQARLVRTHRSDADGRVLYYALDLAALQQQWQSVGSALALGHTAPPAVIIGPVLFVCTHNSARSQIAEAWLRHLSGGRVIARSAGTFPATVQPLAVQVMAEAGIDIGYQQAKGLADVAAPAPAIVVTVCDLAREECAATLHAPFQLHWSIPDPVMASGGEAERLAAFRAARDELRMRVAGLLDLLSVVSINTN, encoded by the coding sequence ATGACAGACATCAACCATCACCACCCATCAGCGCCGCCAATGCCGGAAGCGCTGCGACTCCTCAGCGATGAGACGCGCTGGCGTCTGATCGGGGAACTGCGCTGGAGCGACCGGCAGGTAGGCGAGCTCTGCGAGCGGCTCGATCTGCCGCAGAACCTGGTTTCCTACCATCTTGGCATTCTCCGTCAGGCGCGCCTGGTGCGCACCCACCGGAGTGACGCCGATGGACGGGTGCTGTACTACGCACTCGATCTTGCTGCGTTGCAGCAGCAGTGGCAGTCGGTCGGCAGTGCGCTGGCGCTTGGACATACCGCTCCACCAGCGGTCATCATCGGTCCGGTGCTGTTCGTCTGCACCCACAACAGCGCGCGCTCACAGATTGCCGAAGCGTGGCTGCGGCACCTGAGCGGCGGGCGCGTGATCGCGCGCAGCGCCGGAACCTTTCCCGCCACGGTGCAACCGCTGGCAGTGCAGGTGATGGCGGAGGCAGGCATCGACATCGGGTATCAACAGGCCAAGGGGCTTGCCGATGTCGCTGCGCCTGCGCCTGCAATCGTGGTAACCGTATGTGATCTGGCGCGTGAAGAGTGCGCAGCCACGCTCCACGCGCCATTCCAGCTGCACTGGAGCATCCCCGATCCGGTCATGGCATCAGGGGGTGAGGCTGAACGTCTGGCTGCATTCCGCGCCGCCCGTGATGAATTGCGCATGCGCGTCGCGGGGTTGCTCGACCTGTTGTCGGTGGTTTCTATCAATACAAACTGA
- a CDS encoding sugar phosphate isomerase/epimerase family protein, with amino-acid sequence MNQIEQPIAIGINARLFPINWRPATEEIAFAQRLGCACIQIHGRERGIDATYLGASPQAIGEILARHTMHAVMEIVVRLLPHGRTQSGATPLDVLSANLPAINALAIRHVHWHFAPAVLLSRDELRALEDMLIDHLRAGVNLARTHGFTLALEHNEPDVPLFADIGSITTALEAVPDLGFVWDLNHTPPDELGDWIDLAPRMTLLHVSDTPLPAVNHHLPLGQGSIDFAARFRDLTARGYHGAAILEIGGVPKSGGFGRDTDEALIDSVARLKTALSV; translated from the coding sequence ATGAACCAGATCGAACAACCGATAGCCATTGGCATCAATGCGCGCCTCTTCCCGATCAACTGGCGACCGGCGACGGAAGAAATCGCCTTTGCGCAACGCCTGGGGTGCGCGTGCATCCAGATTCACGGACGTGAACGCGGCATTGACGCGACCTACCTGGGCGCTTCACCGCAAGCCATCGGCGAGATCCTCGCCAGGCATACTATGCATGCCGTCATGGAAATCGTTGTGCGCCTGCTTCCCCATGGACGCACCCAATCCGGCGCCACGCCGCTCGACGTTCTGAGCGCCAATCTACCCGCCATCAACGCACTGGCGATCCGCCACGTCCACTGGCACTTCGCGCCAGCAGTTCTTCTGAGCAGAGATGAACTGCGCGCCCTGGAAGACATGCTGATCGATCACCTGCGCGCGGGGGTCAACCTGGCGCGCACCCACGGCTTTACCCTTGCGCTTGAACACAACGAACCCGATGTACCGCTCTTCGCCGACATCGGATCAATCACAACAGCGCTGGAAGCCGTCCCAGACCTGGGATTCGTCTGGGACCTGAACCACACCCCACCCGACGAACTCGGCGACTGGATCGACCTTGCGCCGCGCATGACCCTGCTGCACGTGTCCGACACCCCACTGCCAGCGGTCAACCATCACCTGCCGCTTGGACAGGGAAGCATCGATTTTGCCGCCCGCTTCCGTGACCTCACTGCACGCGGATACCATGGCGCAGCCATTCTCGAAATCGGCGGCGTTCCCAAATCGGGCGGCTTCGGGCGCGACACCGACGAAGCGTTGATCGATTCGGTCGCACGCCTGAAAACGGCGCTGTCGGTGTAA
- a CDS encoding glycosyltransferase family 4 protein, which translates to MPDIITIVVPWFGPDTAGGAETQARQLAAALHALGAPVEVWSTNGRDSFSPPVPHYRTGADVVDGVPVRRFPITPPRPAPHEPYVPPAVQRIGQPADWNSFPDHERRLLASLVSSDALLDAITAERDKRRFLFIPYPFPTTFWGTVLAGERGYLIPCLHDEPYARYTTYRWMFRHTRRVLANSPAERALALRLYNLPPDRVVTAGEGIDLTPRGDGAAFRRRHGLRGAVLRYAGRRDASKNFPMLLMYLREYWARRGTPLTLVLTGRDPVEIPAPLRPIVLDLGDVDIQERHDAYAAADVFIQPSTYESFSIVLMESWLQGAPALVNAHCDVTREAVEASGGGLSFDGFAGFAAALDLLLENRALRRALGARGRAWVLENCRWDDVARRTVAAIFEHEVPTSTTPPSRTLHIP; encoded by the coding sequence ATGCCCGACATCATCACCATCGTCGTCCCGTGGTTCGGTCCTGACACTGCGGGCGGCGCTGAGACGCAGGCGCGCCAGCTTGCCGCAGCCCTGCACGCCCTTGGTGCGCCGGTTGAAGTATGGAGCACCAACGGACGCGACTCCTTCAGCCCGCCGGTTCCCCACTACCGCACCGGCGCCGACGTGGTCGATGGCGTGCCGGTGCGACGCTTCCCGATCACGCCACCCCGCCCCGCTCCCCACGAACCATACGTCCCGCCGGCAGTTCAGCGCATCGGACAGCCCGCCGACTGGAACTCCTTCCCGGATCACGAACGGCGTCTGCTGGCATCACTCGTGTCGAGCGATGCACTGCTCGACGCAATCACCGCCGAACGCGACAAACGCCGCTTTCTTTTCATTCCCTACCCATTTCCGACCACATTCTGGGGAACTGTGCTGGCGGGAGAACGCGGCTATCTGATCCCCTGCCTGCACGACGAACCGTATGCCCGCTACACCACCTACCGCTGGATGTTCCGCCATACCCGGCGCGTACTTGCCAACAGTCCTGCCGAACGTGCACTCGCCCTCCGTCTCTACAATCTCCCTCCTGATCGCGTGGTAACGGCAGGCGAAGGGATCGACCTGACGCCGCGCGGTGACGGCGCTGCATTCCGCCGTCGGCATGGGCTGCGCGGAGCGGTTCTGCGCTATGCCGGTCGACGCGACGCCTCAAAGAACTTCCCGATGCTCCTCATGTATTTGCGCGAATACTGGGCGCGGCGTGGAACACCGCTGACCCTGGTGCTGACCGGACGCGACCCGGTGGAGATACCGGCGCCGCTGCGCCCCATCGTCCTCGACCTGGGCGACGTCGACATTCAGGAACGTCACGATGCCTACGCTGCCGCCGATGTCTTCATTCAACCATCAACCTACGAGAGTTTTTCGATTGTGCTGATGGAGTCATGGTTGCAGGGAGCGCCAGCGCTGGTCAACGCCCACTGCGACGTCACCCGTGAAGCCGTCGAAGCCAGTGGCGGCGGGTTGAGTTTCGACGGATTTGCCGGGTTCGCCGCAGCGCTCGACCTGTTGCTGGAAAACCGTGCGCTGCGGCGCGCACTCGGAGCGCGCGGACGCGCCTGGGTGCTGGAAAACTGCCGCTGGGACGACGTGGCGCGACGCACAGTGGCGGCAATTTTTGAGCATGAAGTTCCAACCAGCACAACGCCGCCATCCAGAACATTGCACATACCGTAG
- a CDS encoding GIY-YIG nuclease family protein codes for MPARGTYLLILRLDRDVVGLPVGKLGALDFPAGYYLYIGSAFGSGGLPARLAYHAKRRKTRRHWHIDYLREHGELEEAWIIACPVRLEHAWVSALSAAPDVQPVAPGFGASDSPCTSHLFFSPVRPSSHTLAETLFQGIEKVSDCITHLSIEVHTFHDRQLTPA; via the coding sequence ATGCCAGCGCGGGGAACCTATCTGCTCATCCTGCGACTCGACCGTGATGTCGTCGGTTTGCCGGTCGGGAAACTCGGTGCGCTGGACTTTCCTGCCGGGTATTACCTGTACATCGGCAGCGCCTTTGGTTCTGGCGGGTTGCCGGCGCGCCTGGCGTATCACGCAAAACGGCGGAAAACGCGCCGACACTGGCATATCGATTACCTGCGCGAACATGGAGAACTGGAAGAAGCATGGATCATCGCCTGCCCGGTGCGTCTGGAACATGCGTGGGTCAGCGCGCTGAGCGCCGCGCCGGACGTTCAGCCGGTTGCGCCGGGATTCGGCGCCAGCGACAGCCCATGCACGAGTCACCTGTTTTTTTCGCCGGTCCGACCCTCCTCCCACACCCTTGCCGAGACGCTCTTTCAGGGGATCGAGAAGGTGTCGGACTGTATCACACACCTGAGTATCGAGGTGCATACGTTCCATGACCGTCAACTCACACCAGCCTGA
- the abc-f gene encoding ribosomal protection-like ABC-F family protein yields the protein MSIITVSGLTKYYGAELVFRDVSFQIARGDKAAIVGVNGAGKSTLLRIIAGQESATGGSVHLARGTRLAYLAQEARFATQRTLLEEMHASLDYLNALRNEITALETALTDVHHPDHDRLMARYGEVLHRFEHAGGYHIDRRIDMILSGLGFTAAQRHEPVARFSGGQKTRAALAAALLSDPDVLLLDEPTNHLDLAALEWLERFLRDWDGTLIVVSHDRYFLDRVTTRTLDLAFNRLDGDYPAPYQRYLELKAARLELQLKQYRAQQEEIARTEDFIRRFKNSQLSRQARGRERRLERLKEGWQGSSGRTEGLIARPDQQKKIAFKLNATTRGADLVLKIEGLTVGYAHPHNGQNDAGHVELLRIPDLEIWRGQRVALMGPNGCGKTTLLRTIVGELPPLSGRVRPGNNVRLTYYAQAHEGLRMDQTVLDEIRRIRPEMKEAEARTLLGRFLFSGDDVYKRIADLSGGERGRVALAQLMVLGGNLLVLDEPTNHLDIDAREALETVLNEYDGTVLFVSHDRYFVDAIADTIWMAHDGAIEVFDGTYSGYRAAHDAAAPTSVSQPVRPRASASESHPESTDTRATTREQERNERRRQRRLAALEEEIASLEAKLRHLEEALQTASIAGDVSRVTALGIEMVELQETLNVRYDEWAAIADE from the coding sequence ATGTCGATCATCACCGTCAGCGGTTTGACCAAATACTACGGCGCCGAACTGGTCTTCCGCGACGTCAGTTTTCAGATCGCGCGCGGCGACAAAGCGGCGATTGTCGGCGTCAACGGCGCGGGCAAAAGCACCCTGCTGCGCATCATTGCCGGTCAGGAATCGGCAACCGGCGGGAGCGTCCACCTGGCGCGCGGCACACGGCTGGCGTATCTGGCGCAGGAAGCGCGCTTCGCCACACAACGCACCCTGCTCGAAGAAATGCACGCCTCGCTTGATTATCTCAATGCGCTGCGCAATGAGATCACTGCGCTCGAAACTGCGCTCACAGATGTCCATCATCCCGATCACGACCGGTTGATGGCGCGCTACGGCGAGGTGTTGCACCGCTTCGAGCACGCTGGCGGCTACCATATCGACCGGCGGATCGACATGATCCTGAGCGGATTAGGGTTTACCGCAGCGCAACGCCACGAACCGGTTGCACGTTTCAGCGGCGGGCAGAAAACCCGCGCCGCGCTCGCCGCTGCGCTCCTGTCCGACCCCGATGTTCTCCTGCTCGATGAGCCGACCAACCACCTCGACCTGGCGGCGCTCGAATGGCTTGAACGCTTTCTGCGCGATTGGGACGGCACGCTGATCGTTGTTTCGCACGACCGCTACTTCCTCGACCGGGTGACAACCCGCACCCTCGATCTGGCGTTCAACCGTCTCGACGGCGACTATCCTGCGCCGTACCAGCGGTACCTGGAACTGAAAGCCGCCCGTCTCGAACTGCAACTGAAGCAGTACCGCGCGCAGCAGGAGGAGATCGCCCGCACCGAAGACTTCATTCGGCGCTTCAAGAACAGTCAGCTCAGCAGGCAGGCACGCGGGCGCGAACGGCGCCTGGAGCGGTTGAAGGAAGGCTGGCAGGGAAGTTCAGGGCGCACCGAAGGGTTGATCGCCCGCCCGGATCAGCAGAAGAAGATTGCCTTCAAACTCAACGCCACGACGCGCGGCGCCGATCTGGTGCTGAAGATCGAAGGGTTGACCGTGGGATATGCGCACCCGCACAACGGTCAGAACGACGCCGGTCACGTGGAGTTGCTGCGCATTCCCGACCTCGAAATCTGGCGCGGGCAGCGCGTGGCGCTTATGGGACCGAATGGGTGCGGGAAGACGACGTTGCTGCGCACGATCGTTGGCGAACTTCCGCCGCTGAGCGGGCGCGTGCGACCGGGAAACAACGTCCGACTCACCTACTACGCACAGGCGCACGAAGGGCTGCGCATGGATCAGACCGTGCTCGACGAGATCCGCCGCATTCGACCAGAAATGAAAGAAGCCGAAGCGCGTACATTGCTGGGGCGCTTTCTCTTCAGCGGCGACGACGTGTACAAACGCATCGCCGACCTCTCCGGCGGAGAACGTGGCAGAGTCGCACTCGCGCAGTTAATGGTGCTGGGAGGAAACCTGCTGGTGCTCGACGAACCGACCAACCATCTCGACATCGACGCACGCGAGGCGCTCGAAACGGTGCTGAACGAGTATGATGGCACGGTGCTCTTTGTGTCGCACGACCGCTACTTCGTCGATGCCATCGCCGATACGATCTGGATGGCGCACGATGGCGCCATTGAGGTTTTCGACGGTACATACTCCGGGTATCGTGCTGCACACGACGCCGCAGCGCCAACCAGCGTTTCACAACCGGTTCGCCCCCGTGCTTCGGCGTCTGAGTCGCACCCTGAATCCACCGACACGCGCGCGACCACGCGCGAGCAGGAACGGAACGAACGTCGTCGCCAGCGCCGTCTGGCAGCGCTGGAAGAGGAAATCGCCAGCCTCGAAGCAAAACTTCGTCATCTCGAAGAAGCATTGCAGACTGCAAGTATCGCTGGCGATGTTTCGCGTGTGACCGCCCTCGGCATCGAAATGGTCGAGTTGCAAGAAACCCTGAATGTGCGGTACGATGAATGGGCGGCAATTGCAGACGAATGA
- a CDS encoding RNA polymerase sigma factor has product MAEHESDQTLLERLRRGDESAFDNLFVRHYAVVYRVVYGLTGTREAAEDAAQETFLALYRRPPAPDQPLRPWLCRVALNTARNALRAERRDTLRVERAALDVVAAGEPSEAVERAEERDRVRAALATLPQRQARLLLLRHAGLSYAEVAAALDLAPGSVGTLLARAERAFAEAYARCISTGAADRSVGKQVQS; this is encoded by the coding sequence ATGGCGGAGCACGAAAGCGACCAGACGCTCCTCGAACGGCTCAGGCGGGGTGATGAGTCGGCGTTCGACAATCTGTTCGTGCGCCATTATGCGGTGGTCTACCGGGTTGTGTACGGTCTGACGGGAACGCGGGAAGCAGCAGAGGACGCAGCGCAGGAGACCTTTCTCGCTCTCTACCGGCGTCCGCCTGCTCCTGATCAACCGCTGCGACCGTGGCTCTGCCGTGTGGCGCTGAATACTGCGCGCAATGCGCTGCGCGCCGAACGTCGTGATACGTTGCGCGTCGAACGAGCGGCGCTGGATGTCGTTGCCGCCGGTGAACCATCGGAGGCAGTCGAGCGCGCCGAAGAGCGTGATCGGGTGCGCGCTGCGCTTGCGACCCTGCCGCAACGCCAGGCGCGTCTGCTCCTTTTGCGTCACGCGGGGTTGTCGTATGCCGAAGTTGCTGCCGCGCTCGATCTTGCGCCCGGTTCGGTCGGAACGTTACTTGCCCGCGCCGAGCGCGCATTTGCTGAGGCGTATGCGCGCTGTATCTCGACTGGTGCGGCAGATCGGTCTGTTGGAAAGCAGGTGCAGTCATGA